In Mercurialis annua linkage group LG6, ddMerAnnu1.2, whole genome shotgun sequence, the following are encoded in one genomic region:
- the LOC126686518 gene encoding uncharacterized protein LOC126686518 isoform X3, with amino-acid sequence MLSVNRSFVLLGFVISLYVTRCCGGESSTCLTVYKDGGAPAVFESPKCPSWNLPNYDSRSRTTTGTASSGSSRCQSAMIQGRRKSQEDRTLCALDIRIPFPAGKTGVREVVVGIMAVFDGHNGAEASEMASKLLLEYFVLHTYFLLDATYSFVLKKSTGRLPSKREKDVIIRALNLDKRVGLHKLNFHRSEFYLPENFDDSFHLEILKEALLSAIHDIDATFSNEASRKNIDSGSTATIVMVADGQILVANIGDSKAFLCSEKFQSPAEAKATLLRLYREQRREGAASPLRYRDNLKSATSNGLAHLIVEELTRDHHPDRDDEKFRLETFGGYVHEWGGVSRVNGQLAVSRAIGDVNFKRYGVTSAPEVTDWRRLTTNDTYLVVASDGLFEKLSLQNVCDILWDVSSHGIMRSELSSSCSLSLAECLVNTAFEKGSLDNVATVIVPLGSFGIPQNLPKERCLGEGDMHCSLKGLKKFTSEDSANDITSDLVQLTHGLPVRVKFDRLLVEGKHWNFGCYYLSENLNDMDVVRALSNDTENYAYNLPQALPKVFSHQYGGPLHLYNDLNYCLHFEMTVGGAKDQCTNPEGFASFLGLLESIPFQDAGSNYGSTEYAMPDLRYVLKKRFGRGSYGEVWLAFYWNCHQDNDSSSWSVKNESMSSNSRPNANRRGSAHSTSHDCNAGTSDDDLLILKRIMVERGAAVYLSGLREKYFGEVFLNASRCLGDLLSDGIMTSLQEELQTDYDEQLQTNKSFFGFGNMLPNTFTMPGVSLEEGLNHIARYVESFESRSNEIWLVFRHEGVSLSKLIYTVEEIEHDADEEKVEVKRLQVLRPSKWWHWLKTTEAGKDEMRNLIWQLLMAIKSCHDRNITHRDIKPENMVICFEDKDTGKCLIGAPSGERSYITKMRIIDFGSAIDEFTVKHLYGSAGPSRAEQTYEYSPPEAFLNASWYQGPTELNLKYDMWSVGVVILELILGSPNVFQVSALTQALLDPHIGGWSENLKELAYN; translated from the exons ATGTTATCAGTTAATCGGAGTTTCGTACTTCTAGGGTTCGTTATCTCTCTATACGTAACGAGATGTTGCGGCGGAGAATCGTCTACGTGTTTGACTGTGTATAAAGATGGCGGTGCGCCGGCGGTGTTCGAATCTCCAAAATGCCCTAGCTGGAACCTTCCTAACTACGATTCCCGATCGCGTACTACTACCGGTACGGCTTCCTCCGGCAGCAGTCGTTGCCAATCGGCGATGATTCAAGGTCGGAGAAAGTCTCAGGAGGATCGTACACTTTGCGCTCTCGATATTCGCATTCCATTTCCTG CAGGTAAGACAGGCGTTAGAGAGGTTGTAGTTGGAATTATGGCAGTTTTTGATGGACATAATGGTGCTGAGGCTAGTGAGATGGCTTCCAAGTTGTTGCTGGAGTATTTTGTTTTGCATACCTATTTTCTTTTGGATGCAACATATTCTTTTGTGTTGAAGAAATCTACTGGAAGATTGCCTAGTAAGAGAGAAAAGGATGTTATTATACGGGCGTTAAATTTGGATAAAAGAGTCGGACTGCATAAATTGAACTTTCATAG GTCTGAGTTTTATTTGCCAGAAAATTTTGATGATTCTTTCCATTTGGAAATTTTGAAGGAGGCATTATTGAGCGCAATCCATGATATTGATGCTACATTCTCTAAT GAAGCATCTCGAAAAAACATTGATTCAGGTTCCACGGCCACCATAGTTATGGTAGCAGATGGTCAAATTTTAGTTGCCAATATTGGGGATTCAAAGGCCTTTTTGTGCTCTGAAAAGTTTCAGTCTCCTGCAGAAGCAAAAG CCACTTTATTAAGACTTTACAGAGAACAGAGGCGCGAGGGGGCTGCTTCACCTTTAAGATATCGTGACAACCTGAAATCAGCCACATCAAATGGACTGGCACATCTTATTGTTGAGGAATTGACTAGAGACCACCATCCAGATAGAGATGATGAAAAGTTTAGATTGGAAACTTTTGGCGGATATGTTCATGAATGGGGTGGTGTGTCTCGAGTAAATGGTCAATTGGCTGTTTCCCGAGCTATTGGCGATGTGAATTTTAAGAG ATATGGTGTTACATCAGCACCTGAAGTGACAGATTGGCGACGTCTCACCACAAATGATACATATTTGGTGGTCGCATCTGATGGCCTGTTTGAGAAGTTGAGCCTACAAAATGTCTGTGATATACTTTGGGATGTAAGCAGTCATGGTATCATGAGATCGGAGCTTTCTTCTTCATGTTCACTTTCATTAGCTGAATGCTTGGTTAACACTGCCTTTGAAAAGGGCAGCCTGGACAATGTGGCAACTGTAATTGTTCCATTAGGATCTTTTGGAATTCCACAAAATCTACCAAAGGAAAGGTGTCTTGGAGAGGGAGACATGCATTGCTCATTAAAAGGACTAAAGAAGTTCACGAGTGAAGATTCAG CTAATGACATCACTTCTGATCTCGTACAGTTGACACATGGACTTCCAGTTCGTGTAAAGTTTGACAGGTTATTG gTTGAAGGAAAACATTGGAATTTCGGATGTTATTATTTGTCTGAGAACCTTAATGACATGGATGTGGTGCGAGCTCTAAGTAATGACACAGAAAATTATGCTTACAACCTACCTCAAGCTCTACCGAAGGTCTTCAGTCACCAATATG GAGGACCTCTACATTTGTATAACGACCTTAATTATTGCTTACATTTTGAGATGACTGTCGGTGGAGCTAAAGATCAATGCACTAATCCTGAAGGCTTTGCTAGTTTCCTTGGATTGCTTGAATCTATTCCATTTCAGGATGCTGGTTCAAATTATGGATCAACTGAGTATGCAATGCCTGATTTAAG ATATGTTTTAAAGAAAAGGTTTGGTCGAGGATCATATGGTGAAGTATGGCTAGCATTTTATTGGAATTGTCATCAAGATAACGATAGTTCAAGTTGGTCTGTAAAGAATGAAAGTATGTCATCTAATAGTCGTCCAAATGCAAATAGAAGAGGTTCAGCTCATAGCACTTCTCATGATTGCAATGCTGGTACTTCTGATGACGATCTGTTAATTTTGAAACGAATCATG GTGGAGAGAGGAGCTGCTGTTTACTTGAGTGGTCTACGGGAGAAGTATTTTGGTGAAGTTTTTCTAAATGCCTCCAGGTGTCTTGGAGACTTACTATCAGATGGAATCATGACTTCTTTACAAGAAGAGTTGCAAACAGATTATGATGAACAACTACAaacaaataaatcattttttggATTTGGGAATATGCTTCCAAACACATTTACAATGCCGGGTGTTTCTTTAGAAGAAGGTTTAAACCATATAGCGAGATACGTGGAGTCTTTTGAGTCAAGATCCAATGAAATTTGGCTTGTTTTCCGTCATGAAGGCGTTTCCTTGTCAAAATTGATATATACTGTGGAGGAAATAGAACATGATGCTGATGAAGAAAAGGTTGAAGTGAAACGTCTTCAGGTATTGCGTCCCTCAAAGTGGTGGCATTGGCTGAAGACAACAGAAGCAGGAAAAGATGAAATGCGTAACCTTATATGGCAGTTG tTGATGGCAATCAAGTCCTGTCATGACCGCAACATTACCCACAGGGACATCAAACCCG AAAACATGGTGATATGCTTTGAAGATAAGGACACTGGTAAATGCTTAATAGGAGCTCCCAGTGGAGAGAGGAGCTATATTACCAAAAT GCGCATTATTGACTTCGGTAGTGCAATTGACGAGTTtacggtgaaacatttatacGGGTCAGCAGGACCTTCTAG GGCTGAGCAAACTTATGAGTACTCTCCTCCAGAAGCGTTTCTTAATGCTAGTTGGTATCAAGGGCCAACGGAATTGAATTTAAA GTACGATATGTGGAGTGTTGGAGTTGTGATTTTGGAGTTGATTTTGGGATCACCAAATGTTTTTCAAGTAAGTGCTTTAACACAAGCACTTCTAGATCCACATATAGGGGGTTGGAGTGAAAATCTCAAGGAGCTTGCATACAA TTAA